In one window of Primulina tabacum isolate GXHZ01 chromosome 8, ASM2559414v2, whole genome shotgun sequence DNA:
- the LOC142554608 gene encoding uncharacterized protein LOC142554608 — protein MAGRPPRQNRNPCYANINREGGQENEQGNRPPPAVNLSQADLMVIATIVATTLQGLGNPNANQPPPPPPPNGIKFHYESLLKNRCPTFSGAADPEVSQSWLKGVETQHRLLEVPEALKVDVTVAFLEDKAGKWWEAISPAMTAAGPTTWQQFREAFLKQYYPAEVRLQKLNEFENFTQTPDMSVVEYTSQFNALGSYAPAIMADEVLKLRRFKKGLNSRIQSALAVYQPANFSDLMGAAIRAETDIQRRENQSFKKPNHSGEPPKGPSPTTNYQAIKPCPTCHLRHLGECRRASGVYFGCGKLGHRMADCPAASNKTIGPGKRDGSSSGANANKPQENKPNARVFAITQEEADDARDVVTGTIFFQQVPAYVLFDCGATHSCISKRFGKKLGRKPDKLTEPFQLAMPTSRAIETDEIYRD, from the exons ATGGCAGGCAGACCCCCAAGACAGAACCGCAACCCGTGTTATGCTAATATCAACCGTGAAGGCGGACAGGAGAACGAGCAAGGAAATAGACCCCCGCCGGCAGTCAACTTAAGCCAAGCTGATCTTATGGTCATAGCCACTATTGTGGCGACAACACTGCAAGGGTTGGGAAACCCGAACGCCAATcagccaccaccacctccaccaccaaaTGGAATCAAGTTCCACTATGAGTCACTCCTCAAGAATAGGTGTCCAACCTTCAGTGGAGCCGCTGACCCTGAAGTTAGCCAGAGTTGGCTGAAAGGTGTAGAGACTCAACATCGCCTATTGGAAGTTCCCGAGGCACTGAAAGTGGACGTGACTGTGGCGTTCCTGGAAGATAAAGCAGGAAAATGGTGGGAAGCAATCTCGCCAGCCATGACAGCTGCAGGACCAACGACTTGGCAGCAATTTCGAGAAGCCTTTCTGAAACAGTATTATCCAGCCGAGGTCAGACTGCAGAAACTGAATGAGTTTGAAAACTTCACTCAAACTCCGGATATGTCAGTTGTAGAATACACCTCCCAGTTCAACGCCTTAGGATCTTATGCTCCGGCAATCATGGCGGACGAAGTTCTAAAATTACGCCGCTTCAAAAAGGGTTTGAACAGCAGAATACAGTCGGCTTTGGCAGTCTACCAACCTGCGAACTTCTCGGACTTGATGGGCGCAGCCATCCGAGCTGAAACTGATATCCAGCGCAGAGAGAA TCAGTCGTTCAAGAAACCGAACCACTCCGGCGAACCACCTAAGGGGCCTTCCCCCACCACCAACTACCAAGCCATTAAGCCTTGCCCAACTTGCCACTTACGACACCTGGGAGAATGTCGTAGAGCCAGCGGCGTCTACTTTGGATGCGGAAAACTAGGACACCGTATGGCAGATTGTCCAGCCGCCAGCAACAAAACAATTGGACCAGGTAAAAGAGACGGGTCGAGCTCAGGGGCGAATGCCAATAAACCACAGGAGAACAAACCAAATGCCAGAGTGTTTGCCATAACGCAGGAGGAGGCAGATGATGCAAGAGATGTTGTGACaggtaccatattttttcagcaagtgcctgcttatgtgttatttgactgCGGCGCTACACATTCTTGTATATCTAAGAGATTTGGTAAGAAGTTAGGACGTAAGCCCGATAAGCTAACCGAACCTTTCCAACTAGCCATGCCTACTAGTAGGGCCATTGAAACTGACGAAATTTACAGAGATTGA